The Tripterygium wilfordii isolate XIE 37 chromosome 21, ASM1340144v1, whole genome shotgun sequence genome segment AAGGTACTTAATTTCATCATCTCTTATTTGACTCAACGCCCTTGGCTTCTTAACCTCTAATTACTATCTCTTGTTGACAGTCGGTCTCCCTAACCTCTTTGCATAAGTCATGTctctatattcctatggtttatACAACCTATTGTGTTTATGGTGAGAAACAAATCATAGGTATCTCCTTctggtctcaacctaggcagcaaatcaattgataatGGTCAAATACCTAAAAGCATCAAGTAAGCATACTCATAGACAATCAACAAAGAATAGGaatcaagaaataaaaaaaccaaGTTCATTGAATCATCAGTCTTAGGTTACATTAGGATCTTAGCAAGAGTATTTAACCATTCATGAAGTTCAAATATAAATCAATACAATGAATGAAAGCCATAATTGTAAGAATAAAAGAGGAATAGAACTATAGAAGAAACCCCTTTGAGATTCATCtttttctccaagctccaatggctcCTCCTAAACAAATATCCAAACCTTAGCTCCCAAAGTTCAAATAAAGACCTACCTTACATCCTTTTATACCCTCTAAAACCGTTGTGTCATTTATCTTGAAAGTTTGTCGTTTTGGTTCGAGCCCACTTGGATTTGGGAAGATTTCGCGAAAGTGTGCTGTTGAGCTTGAAAATCACAATTTCGATTGATCAAAAatagtgtccgatcgatcggggttTGTTTATGTCCCCAAAAAAATATCTTGATCTTCCGTCCGTTCAATTGGGAATGACTTCCAATCGATCGGGATTTGCCTCTGGGTGGGAAATCAACTCTTTTTGCTCTCTTTCCTTCACTTTATGTCATTTTACCTGAGATTGTAATTATAAACTAATTAAGCAGTATCAATCCTcaatcaaactcaaaatgagacaaaaacTAATGTAATTCGTTGCTCAAAGATACGTATATTCTCAGTGCATCACTTTTAATTATTGGAAAATTATTGTCATTGTGCACAATCTCTCtatctttttttctctcccctCCCCCTGTCTGTGCATATGTGCTAGAATTTATACTTCACTTGCTCCTTTTTTCACAAGGTCATATATGCTGTTGGTGATGACTGATATTATAGagtttaaattttttatcatgaATTGCAGGATCTTTCTCAGCCAAAATGCGAAGCTAGTCCACCAGATGGTATTTTGGCAGCAACTCTTTTTAGGCATCAGGTTTTGTGACTTTTGTCCTTCCTTTCTCTAATTTTATCAAATTGTAGTGAGGTCAATGATAGTTGAAAATAGATCAGCGGATTTAAGAGTATGGACGTAATGGAGGTTTTAGAAGACGAGGGTACCGATTAGTTACCTAGTATAGCAAGCTTGGGTGAAATGGAAACTCTTGTTTGTGTTTTGGTGCTTGGAATGGAAAATTTCAATtgcaaaagcaaagaaaaaggcAAGTGGACGGAATTCTTGTTGATATTGTAACATCAGAGTAATGATACATTTTTTATTACAACCCACCATGTTTATCCATGTTATGGGTCTATGTATGGTACCCCTCtctcttcactttttttttttccccttccaatGATAAGAATGATATAGTGATACTCGTTTAGTTCTCCACTTTGGCACTTTATTCTGACATTTGAAAATAtaccttttaaaaaataaggCATTGCTATAGAAGTCTCAATGGCACCATCCTCTAAAACTGATATTATGCATAAAACCAAGGCACGGAATGAGCGGATTATCCGGAAAAGTTGTTCTTGAAAATGTACTGACAGCTTTAAGTTAGCCTTCCTTTCTCTTTACGAGTGTGAGGTTAGCTGAATTTTGAGTAAGTTGCTATATTATGTTTGCCAGAAACTCAGGCAATTAGCCTAACGGATTACTTGTGATATCTTTTGTGGATGCTATAAATTCCTCCCCTTTGCAAGCATGTGATTTTCTGTGCTGGTTCTAGGTTAGTTTGGGTGTATACATGTCAACTCCATGTTATAAATTCCTCTCCTTTGCGAGCATTTAATTCATGTGCTGGTTCTCAGTTAGTTTGGGTGTATACATGCCTGCTTTGCGTGCTTTGCTCTATAAATTTGGTAAAACTAGAAATGTAGCATTTTCTAGTATTTTGCTGATTCTCTTTGTGTGTTCAACTCATTTTATGATGTAATGGACAGCGAATCGCCTTGTCATGGATGATTCAAAAGGAGACATCGAGCCTGCATTGTTCTGGAGGAATTCTTGCGGATGATCAGGTCTGGCTTCTATATCATTTAGTATTTACTACTTCCACAACTCTTGCTAGTACGCTCTTAAGAAACTTCACTTTGCTTCATTTGAATTTATAGAATCATTCTCTTGCAGGGATTGGGAAAGACCATATCAATGATTGCTCTCATACTCATGGAGAGACCTCCATCTTCTAAGCCACAGTCAGATGATGTTAAAAAAGAAGAGTCGGAAACCCTGAATTTGGAGGATGATGATGAGGTTTTTAAGCTTGATGGAATGAAGCCAAATGCTTATCATTCTACAGATATGTCAAACTACAATGAATTGAATAAAATGAATTGTCTGGGGAAAGCAAAAGGAAGGCCAGCTGGTAAAACCCTTGTTGTCTGTCCCACAAGTGTCCTAAAGCAGTGGAATGAGACGCTGCATAATATAGTGATTGGTGAAGAtaatttttctgttttggtATACCATGGAAGCAATCGGACAAAAGATCCTTATGAGCTGGCAAAGGCCAATGTTGTCCTCACAACATATTCAATTGTCAGTGCAGAAGTACCTAAGCAACCTCTTGTTGATGGAGAAGATGATGAAAAGAGAGAGGCTGAAGGGAATGGTGTTGCGCTTATGGGGTTGTCATCCAGTAAGAAAAGGAAGTACCCCCCAGGTGTTGCTGGCCCTCTCGCAAATGTGGAATGGTTTAGGGTTGTTTTGGATGAGGcacaaattattaaaaatcatAGAACTCGAGTAGCACGGGCCTGTTGGGGTCTTCATGCTAAACGAAGGTGGTGCTTGTCAGGGACTCCAATCCAAAATGACATTGATGATCTTTACAGCTATTTTAGATTCTTAAGATATGACCCTTATGCTGTCCACGAGTCATTCTTGTCTACATTAAAGTTGCCAATTTGTAGGAATCCAGCAAAAGGGTACAGAAAGTTGCAAGCTGTTTTGAAGACAATAATGCTACGTCGTACAAAAGGTGAGGCTCTATGGGTTATTAGCATATCAATTCCATGTATAATTCATCATCCTTATGTATCATTGTAGTGCAGTGGAGAATTTGTGAACTTGCAACTCAAGCATCCACATGCTCAAACCGTAGTAAGTAGTAACAGCCTCCATGTAGTTGTCGGGTAAACCTTATAAAACTGTCCTTACGAGGCCTTGCTTCTTTTGAGGGAGTCTTGCCCGTTAGTTGTTTCCTTTAGGTGAGCAACACCCTTGCACGAGGCTTTCAGAGTGGGCAGggtcggggacatgcaagatgcaCGTAGACCTTAACCCCGCATAATAAGCGAAAAAACCGTTCCTAGGagttgaacatgtgacctctaggttacacctatgcaactctaccactgggccacatgtttgtCTGTAATTGTTTACTTTACATATGTAATAACTGTGAACTTTGTTTGAATTCGACTGCCAAATTCTGTACATTTCATTTTTATATGTTTGATTAATGCTGGTAGCTAACAGAATTTGCACATTATACTGCAATCATGTATTATCATTTATCATTGTTGTTTATTGTAGGCACGCTTCTTGATGGGAAACCAATTATCGACTTACCTCCCAGATTGGTAGAACATATGAAAGTGGATTTTACATCGGAGCAACGTGATTTTTACTCCAGATTAGAGTTTGACTCACGTGCACAGTTTAAAGTATGTATTACTGGGTTAATTAAAAGATCCATTTTGTCTCTTATTGTATTTTTGCCGTTactctctgttttctttttccatgaGCAGAAAGTCTCAAATGGTAAATTCTGTTTAAGTTAGCTGTTTCTTTTGCACTTGACATTTGGTATCCTTGGAGTAGTCCTTTGCAACTCTAAATACGTAATCATGCAGAGGTACGCCGATGCTGGAACTGTCAAACAAAATTATGTAAACATTTTGTCGATGCTGTTGCGCCTTCGTCAAGCTTGTGATCATCCTCTTCTTGTTAGCGGGTTGGATTCAGGTTCTATGTGGAGATCCTCCATTGAGATGGCAAAAAAGCTTCCTCGagataaaaaaatttctctTCTGAGTTGTTTAGAAGCTTCCGTAGCCATTTGTCACATCTGTAATGTATGTGGTCTTCTCCCTTTTCCGTAGGCTTGTTTTAGTGTTATCATCTATCTTCTCTTTTAAATGGttttatgatttattttgtttactTTTATAGCAACTTCTTTAGTTGGGGTCCAAACGTTTGCATATTACTGGTACTTTTCTGTTGCTGATTTTTTGCAGTTAAATTGCTGTCAATGTGGCAATGTGTATGACACATTTAGTTGATAACGTAGTGTTTAATGGGTTGAAAGTGTGTCGTATGGACCACATGCATAACTAGACGACTCCTTTTCCATCCAATAGAATGGCCTATCTTTGCTTTTTTTGTTGATCATCATGAGATGTTGCCATAAGTAAGTGGATGTTAAATATGTAGCGAAAGATGTGGCAGAAAAGTGCTACTGATGTGTATGACACATTTAGGTGATAACTTGGTGTTTAATGAGTTGGAGTGTCGTATGGACAACATGCATAACTAGTCGACTCGTTTTCCATCCAAGAGAAGAACCTATACTTTGCTCTTTTTGCTGATCTTCATGAGATGTTGCCATAAGTAAGTGGACGTTAAATATGTAGCAAAAGATGTGGCAGAAAAGGGACTAAGCATACTTTATACAGTAGTGGTAACTCTCAGCTTTCTTCAGTACATGAGTGCAATCTGATTGAGAATTGCAAATATTTTGTGcatgttttgacttttgactcTGAAATATGGTGTATATGGACAACTCATCGATGCTTGCTTTTGATTATTCACgacattttcaaaatttcagtAAGATTACATTTTGGAGAAATATCAACTCCTGATTGTTCTGCTACTTTCTCACATAGGATCCGCCTGAAGATGCTGTTGTTTCAGTCTGTGGTCATGTTTTTTGTAAGCAATGCATATGTGAACATCTTACTGGTGATGACAACCATTGCCCAGCCATGGACTGCAAAGTTCAGCTCCATGTGGCTTCGGTGTTCTCCAAAACTATATTAAACAGTTGTATCTCCTACAAGCCTGTGAATGCTCTTGAGTGTTCTGAATGGTCCCCATGTGATTCTTCAAAAATCAAGGCTACTCTTGAGATCCTGCAATCAGTGGCTGTGGGAGAGAAAGCCTTAGTATTTTCTCAGTGGACAAAGATGCTAGATTTGCTTGAAACTTATCTTCATAATTCTTCCATTCAATATAGAAGACTAGATGGAACAATGTCTATTGTTGCTAGAGATAAGGCTGTGAAGGATTTTAACACTCTCCCTGAGGTTTGTACTTTTTATGGGCTAAATTTTGTATTATAGAGGGAGGGCagtgttttaaggttttgtcctCACATGTCAATTCCTGTGCCCTGTGGAATTACTCCCGAAATTAAATCTATGCTTGTAGGTTACTGTTATGATTATGTCGTTGAAAGCTGCTAGTCTTGGATTGGACCTGTTTGCTGCTTGTAATGTTGTTCTACTGGAACCGTGGTGGAACCCTACAACTGAAGATCAGGCAATTGATCGAGCACATCGTATTGGACAGACTCGTCCTGTTAAAGTTTGGCAGTTAACCGTAAAAGATACAGTTGAAGATCGTATTTTAGCCCTTCAGGTATTTGTTGGTTGTCTCGGACTGTCTCCTTTGCTCATAATGTAAAATTACACATTATCTATTGGGCTTGTAGTTCTATCATTTAAATTGATAATCGGTTCAGTTTAGGAGTTACTGGTTAGCCTTGAAAGATATTTTGTTTTCTAAGCTTGCTGTGCTGTGTTCATCTGTTGAAACTTCATCTTGAGAACAGTTATTGGGTAGTTACCCTTCAAAACGGGGGATtctttgaaaataataatagcCTGTGTTACTGTATAAGTTGGTTTGGTTTCTGGTATTTACTTTTAGATGGGTATTGGCATTTATAACTTTCTATTCTTAATTTctctaattaaattttttgtctCTTGCGTGTTCTTTGGGTTTTATAATTGATCATACAAGTTTTTTGCTATCTTTGCAGCAGAAGAAAAGGGAGATGGCTGCATCTGCATATGGAGAGGATGAAACTGGCAGTCGTGAGACTCGCCTCACTGTAGAGGACTTGCAATACCTTCTGGGCTGATGAAGGTAACATCTGGTGGATATTTTTGCTATGCTAACCCATATACAATGTACAGGTTCCTCTTTGGCAAGTTGAAACTGCCTGGGTCTACAGATATTTTTGTCGACATTGTTTTGCTACAGCGGGAGTAAGAAAGGGAAAAGGTGCTTTCCACAGGTTGATGATGTGAATAGTCATTGCCAAAGAGATAGAATACTGATAGACCTGTTAGTATTTTGTATTACAGGAAGGGCAAGAAAAAGCAGGTGTAACACGTGGTGGTAGGTTAGTGGTCCATTTGTAGCTTTCCTATTACTATTAGTGTGTTATGTTTTAGTATTTTCTGTTATTAAGAGGGTTCTGGGGCAGAGAGGAATCTATCCTGAAAATTAGGTCGAGAAAGAATGGGAGCCTTGAAAGCTAGGTTATCCTTGTCTTGTTAATCTTCTCTATTACCAGCGCTACTACATCAATATATCTGTTAGTTCGCATATTCTGCACCAGTGGTTCGATCATATGTGTTGgttgattttaatattttatacaTCTGTGTGGGTTGATCTTATCAAATATGATTGatgttattcatttttttttctgtcttttaaatttttttggtgtCTGCTTCCGCCGTTTCATTTTCATCTACCAATTACATTGTATAGGATGCATAGGTTAGGGGTTCAGAGCAGGAAAAGATGCAAAGAGTTGAATAGATATATTTTTTAAGTGTAAATGATAGTAAGTAAGGTATCTTGTTTTCTTTCTAGTGTTATTTTTCAGATGCAACATTTTTATTGTGGTAACTGGTTCCAAGATTTGCCATGTAGCATTTGTTGTCAAAGTTCATTAATATGCAGGTTCTGTCCCTGTGAGTGTGTATGAAAAGATGGAAGAAGGATGAGGGTCAGGTTGAGCAGGGGTAATAATTGCTGGTTAGAAAATTTCTATGGAATTTAGATATCAAAAGATGATTGCACAAACCATTAGAAAGTTTATTCTCGATCCAATCCAACTCAAGAAAGGAAATTTGACAATAAAATTGTTAGTAGTAAATTTGACTTCAACTTATAACCATAAACAGTTCTGGAAGTGTGTTATCAAACGGGTTGAATTGACGTCAGCATCTCTTCCAACCAAGACAAAATATCCTTGCGAACAATCTCA includes the following:
- the LOC119988779 gene encoding helicase-like transcription factor CHR28 isoform X2, which produces MIQKETSSLHCSGGILADDQGLGKTISMIALILMERPPSSKPQSDDVKKEESETLNLEDDDEVFKLDGMKPNAYHSTDMSNYNELNKMNCLGKAKGRPAGKTLVVCPTSVLKQWNETLHNIVIGEDNFSVLVYHGSNRTKDPYELAKANVVLTTYSIVSAEVPKQPLVDGEDDEKREAEGNGVALMGLSSSKKRKYPPGVAGPLANVEWFRVVLDEAQIIKNHRTRVARACWGLHAKRRWCLSGTPIQNDIDDLYSYFRFLRYDPYAVHESFLSTLKLPICRNPAKGYRKLQAVLKTIMLRRTKGTLLDGKPIIDLPPRLVEHMKVDFTSEQRDFYSRLEFDSRAQFKRYADAGTVKQNYVNILSMLLRLRQACDHPLLVSGLDSGSMWRSSIEMAKKLPRDKKISLLSCLEASVAICHICNDPPEDAVVSVCGHVFCKQCICEHLTGDDNHCPAMDCKVQLHVASVFSKTILNSCISYKPVNALECSEWSPCDSSKIKATLEILQSVAVGEKALVFSQWTKMLDLLETYLHNSSIQYRRLDGTMSIVARDKAVKDFNTLPEVTVMIMSLKAASLGLDLFAACNVVLLEPWWNPTTEDQAIDRAHRIGQTRPVKVWQLTVKDTVEDRILALQKKREMAASAYGEDETGSRETRLTVEDLQYLLG
- the LOC119988779 gene encoding helicase-like transcription factor CHR28 isoform X1, coding for MIQKETSSLHCSGGILADDQGLGKTISMIALILMERPPSSKPQSDDVKKEESETLNLEDDDEVFKLDGMKPNAYHSTDMSNYNELNKMNCLGKAKGRPAGKTLVVCPTSVLKQWNETLHNIVIGEDNFSVLVYHGSNRTKDPYELAKANVVLTTYSIVSAEVPKQPLVDGEDDEKREAEGNGVALMGLSSSKKRKYPPGVAGPLANVEWFRVVLDEAQIIKNHRTRVARACWGLHAKRRWCLSGTPIQNDIDDLYSYFRFLRYDPYAVHESFLSTLKLPICRNPAKGYRKLQAVLKTIMLRRTKGTLLDGKPIIDLPPRLVEHMKVDFTSEQRDFYSRLEFDSRAQFKRYADAGTVKQNYVNILSMLLRLRQACDHPLLVSGLDSGSMWRSSIEMAKKLPRDKKISLLSCLEASVAICHICNDPPEDAVVSVCGHVFCKQCICEHLTGDDNHCPAMDCKVQLHVASVFSKTILNSCISYKPVNALECSEWSPCDSSKIKATLEILQSVAVGEKALVFSQWTKMLDLLETYLHNSSIQYRRLDGTMSIVARDKAVKDFNTLPEVTVMIMSLKAASLGLDLFAACNVVLLEPWWNPTTEDQAIDRAHRIGQTRPVKVWQLTVKDTVEDRILALQQKKREMAASAYGEDETGSRETRLTVEDLQYLLG